One genomic window of Pecten maximus chromosome 3, xPecMax1.1, whole genome shotgun sequence includes the following:
- the LOC117324554 gene encoding rac guanine nucleotide exchange factor JJ-like: MDDQTTYGRPNNVWTTKQHRDDQTTYGRPNNVRTTKQRMDDQTTYGRPNNVWTTKQRMDDQTTYGRPNNVWTTKQRMDDQTTYGRPNNVWTTKQRMDDQTTYGRPNNARTTKQRMDDQTTYGRPNNVWTTKQRMDDQTTYGRPNNVWTTKQRMDDQTTYGRPNNVWTTKQRMDDQTTYGRPNNVWTTKQHRDDQTTYGRPNNVWTTKQRMDDQTTYGRPNNIGTTKQRKDDQTTYGRPNNARTTKQRMDDQTTYGRPNNVRTTKQRKDDQTTYGRPNNVWTTKQRMDDQTTYGRPNNVWTTKQRMDDQTTYGRPNNVWTTKQRMDDQTT, from the coding sequence ATGGACGACCAAACAACGTATGGACGACCAAACAACGTATGGACGACCAAACAACATAGGGACGACCAAACAACGTATGGACGACCAAACAACGTAAGGACGACCAAACAACGTATGGACGACCAAACAACGTATGGACGACCAAACAACGTATGGACGACCAAACAACGTATGGACGACCAAACAACGTATGGACGACCAAACAACGTATGGACGACCAAACAACGTATGGACGACCAAACAACGTATGGACGACCAAACAACGTATGGACGACCAAACAACGTATGGACGACCAAACAACGTATGGACGACCAAACAACGCAAGGACGACCAAACAACGTATGGACGACCAAACAACGTATGGACGACCAAACAACGTATGGACGACCAAACAACGTATGGACGACCAAACAACGTATGGACGACCAAACAACGTATGGACGACCAAACAACGTATGGACGACCAAACAACGTATGGACGACCAAACAACGTATGGACGACCAAACAACGTATGGACGACCAAACAACGTATGGACGACCAAACAACGTATGGACGACCAAACAACATAGGGACGACCAAACAACGTATGGACGACCAAACAACGTATGGACGACCAAACAACGTATGGACGACCAAACAACGTATGGACGACCAAACAACATAGGGACGACCAAACAACGTAAGGACGACCAAACAACGTATGGACGACCAAACAACGCAAGGACGACCAAACAACGTATGGACGACCAAACAACGTATGGACGACCAAACAACGTAAGGACGACCAAACAACGCAAGGACGACCAAACAACGTATGGACGACCAAACAACGTATGGACGACCAAACAACGTATGGACGACCAAACAACGTATGGACGACCAAACAACGTATGGACGACCAAACAACGTATGGACGACCAAACAACGTATGGACGACCAAACAACGTATGGACGACCAAACAACGTATGGACGACCAAACAACGTAA